The following DNA comes from Pyxidicoccus trucidator.
AGGCGGCTGGTGATGGCGTCGTAGAGCTGACCCGCGTCGCCATTCTGGAAGTCGGTGCGCCCGGTGGCGCGGACGAGCAGCGCATCGCCGGTGAAGAGGCGCCCCTCGCACAGGAAGCTGAGGCTGTCGTCGGTGTGGCCCGGCGTCTCCAGCACCTTCACCTCCAGGTTGCCCAGGCGCACCACGTCGCCATGGGCCACCTGCCGATTAACACACGGCGCTCCCCGGGCCGAGGCCGCCACCGTGGCGCCCGTCTTCTCCCGCAGCGCACCCGCGCCGGTGACGTGGTCGGCGTGCACGTGCGTCTCCAGCACCAGCACCAGCTTCAGGCCGAGCTCCTCGACGAGCTTCAGGTCTCGCTCCACCTGCTCCAGCACCGGGTCGATGAGCGCCGCCGCGCGCGAGGCCTCATCCGCCAGCAGGTACGTGTACGTCGAGGTCTCCGCGTCGAAGAGCTGCCGGAACAGCATGGTCCACCTCAGGAGCAGGTTGATTGCCGCCGAGGCATTGCCATCCGCATGCCAGCCGTCGAAGTGGCGCACTCTTCGGCCGCGAGGGCCGGGTTCCGTCGCCCGCCGTACGTCCGCTCGGCTCAGGGGGAGGTGCCGCCTTGCGAGGACGCGGTGCTCCACCGCCGAGCTGCCCCGTGGACCCACGCCTCCGTGTGTTCGGGCACCTTTCGCTGCAACAGGTGAAACACCCGCGTGAAACAAGGCGAGGAGTCTTGAGGCAACGTGCTTCACAGGGGGCGGAGTGCACCGGTGAGCGAGCGTCACGGTGTGGGTGCTCAGCAGGGAGGCGCTGTGGGTCGATGCCGCGGGCCGGGGAGCGCGAGCCGATGAGCGTGCTTCGCGGTGCGGTGCTCAGGGAGACGTGTGTGTCGCCTCGCGGGGCCGGGGGGCGGCACGGCTCAGCCGTTGCCGGTGTCCCCGAGGTCTCGCAGGCGGCGCCACAGCGTGACGCGGCTGATGCCGAGCAGGCGCGCGGCCTCGGAGCGGTTGCCTCCCGCCTGGGCGAGCGCGGCGCGCATCCGCTCCGGGTCCAGTGAGGCGTCCATACTGGCGGAGGTCACGGGCGCGGCGTGTCGCGCCTCGGAGAACTCGGGCGGCAGGTCTCCCTCGCGCACCACCGGGCCCTCGCCGATGACGTAGGTGTATTCCATGACGTTGCGCAGCTCGCGCACGTTGCCCGGCCAGGTGTGCCCTTCCAGCAGGCGGCGGGCGCCGGGCGAGAAGCGCTCCACGCGGCGGGGGCCTCGCTGCTGCAGGTCGTCCAGGAAGCGCATGGCCAGCGGGAGGATGTCTCCGGGGCGCTCGCGCAGCGAGGGCAGGAAGATGGGTACCACGCGCAGCCGGTACATCAGGTCGGCGCGGAAGCGGCCCGCCTCCACCTCGCGCCGCAGGGCCCGGTGGGTGGCGGCGATGATGCGCACGTCCACGGGCACAGGCTCGCGGCCGCCCACGGGGATGACGGTGCGCGTCTCCAGCACGCGCAGCATCTTCGCCTGGAGGTCCAGCGGCATCTCCGCCACCTCGTCCAGGAAGAGCGAGCCCCGGTTCGCCAGCCGGAAGTGTCCCGGGCTGTCTCGCACCGCGCCGGTGAAGGCGCCGCGCACGTGGCCGAAAAGCTCGGTCTCCAGCAGCGTGGGAGGCAGCGCCGCGCAGTTGATGGCCCGGAAGGGACCCTTGCCGCGCGACGACAGCGTGTGCAGCGCGTGGGCGATGAGCTCCTTGCCCGTGCCGGACTCGCCTCGCACCAGGACGCTGGACTCGGTGCGGGCCACCTTCTCGACGATGCGGAAGATGCGCTGGAGCTCGACGTCTCGCGTCCACACGCCGTGGAACAGCTCGGCGTCGCCGTCCGTCTCGCGGGTGGCATCCGGGCTGACGAGCAGCGCCCAGCCGAGCGCCTTCTTGCCCTCCACGAGCGCCACCGCGCGCACCCGCACCGCGTGCTGTCGTCCTCCCGCGCGCAGCCGGGCGGACGTCTCACGGCCCTCCGTCAGCAGGGACTCCAGGCGCTCGGCGCCGCCGTGCGGGGCGAGCACCTCCGCCAGGGGCGTGCCCGCGCGGACGGTGCCTCCGAGCTGCGCCTCCAGCGCGGGGGTGAGTGAGGCCACCTGCCTTGCGCCGTCGACGAGAAGCACGGGGCCCGCGAGGGCGTCCAGGGCGGGCAGCACGAGTCGGGACGGGGAGGGAGTTCGGGAGTGGGGCATCGGCGCGGTCGGGACATGCATAGCCCGGCCGCGCGCCGAGTGACATGCGCTCAGGCGAGCCCGCGCATCATCAGCGACCAGTACAGGCGTGGCAGGCCGTACTTCTTCATCAGCCACATGTCGCGCCGCTCCTGAAGCGTGTCGATGAGCGGGAAGCTCGGCGTGGGCTTGCCGTCGTAGTCGAACTCGGCGAGCAGCAGCTTCCCGTAGCCGGTGGTGAGGGGGCAGGACGCATAGCCGTCATAGCGGGAGGGCAGGGGGCGCCCGGCCATGACGGCCAGGAGGTTGTCCACCAGCACGGGGGCCTGCTTGCGCACGGCGGCCCCGGTGCGACTGGTGGGCAGGTCCGACGCGTCGCCGAGCGCGAAGACGTCGGGGAAGTCCGGGTGCTGGAGCGTGTACTTGTCCGCCTTCACCCAGCCGGCGCACGCGCCCTCGCGCCAGGCCAGCGGGCTGCGCTTGATGAAGTCCGGCGCGCTCTGCGGCGGGGTGACGTGGAGCAAATCGTACTCGAGGGTGACGCGCTCCTTCTGCCCCTCGCGAGTGGTCTCGAAGATGGCCTCGCGCTTCGCTCCGTCCACGGCGACGAGGTTGTGCTCGAAGCGCGTGTCGATGCCGTAGCGCTCCACCACGCCCTCCAGCACGGCGGCGAAGGGCTTCACGCCGAAGATGACCTTGGCCCCCGAGCCGAAGATGACCTTCGAGCGCTCGGAGAGGCCGGTGCGGCGGAAGTGGTCCGCGGCCAGGTACATGATTTTCTGCGGCGCCCCGGCGCACTTCACGGGCGTGGACGGGTGGGTGAAGAGGGCGGTGCCTCCCTGGAAGCGCTGGAGGAGCTGCCACGTCTTCGGGGCGAGCTGCACGTCGTAGTTGCTGCTGACGTGCTCCGTCTTCAGCGCCTCACGCAGGCCCGTGACTTTGTCCCAGTCGAGCTGGATGCCGGGCGCGACGACGAGGAAGTCGTAGCCGAGGCGCAGGCCGCCCCGGGTCCGCACCTCCTTGCGGACGGGGTCCACCTCCTCGGCGGCGTCGTGGAGCCACTTCACGCCTCGGGGGATGAGGCTGGCCTCGTCGCGCACGGTGTCCTCGATGTCGGCCTCGCCCGCGCCCACCAGCGTCCAGAGCGGCTGGTAGTAGTGGTGCCGCGAAGGCTCAATGATTGCGACGTCCTTCTGCCCCGAGCGGGCCAGCCGGGCGGCCACGCAGATGCCCGCCGTCCCTCCGCCGATGATGAGGACGCGATGCCGCTCCTGGAGGGGCACCACCACCGGCCCGGGCGTGGTCACCGGGTCCTTGCTGCCGCAAGCCTCGCTCGTGTTCATGTGGGGTGGCTCCCTCGTGAATCGTGAGACATGAGAGGAGGCCCCAAGCAGGGTGCGTGCCACACTCGTCCCGTGGGGCTGGCTCCGAGTGGACGGGCGGACAGGGTGTTTCAGCGGCGTTTCACGGTGTTTCAGCAACGCCCGGGTGCTTCGCGGCGGAAGCAGGCGTGGGCGGGTGGCGTAGCGACCGCGCGCAAGCGTCGCTACGCGGCAGGGGCGGGGGCGTAGGGCTCCCTGTTCGGAAATGTCGGGGGTTTTGTGTCCGCAAATGTCCCGACATTTCCGAACAGCACGCTCCCAACCCGGGACGGCCGCCAGGATGCGGGCCGCTGCCGCGCAGGGGAGCGCAGCCTCCTTCACCGTGCCTCGCACTCCGCGCCGGGGCGGCCGCAAGGATGCGGCGCGCTCCGACGCGAAGGGGTTGCGGACTACTGCCCGAAGATGCCGCGCAGGCGCTTCTTGGCCTCGTCCTCGGCCTTCTTCTTCGCCTCGGCCTCCAGGCGGGCCTTCTCCGCGGCGGCCTTGGCCTCCAGCTCCTTGCGCTTCGCCTCGGCCTCGGCGCGGGCCTTCTCCTCCCCGCCCTCGATGACGGACTGCACCTGCTTGCCGCCAATCAGGCTGCCCGCCAGCGACGAGGCCGCCAGCTTCGCAATCGTCGTCACGGCCGGCTTCACGTCCACGCCCGTCACCTCGGGCTTCCACGCCTTGCCCGTCAGCTTCATGCCCACGGGGATGGCCTCGGGCGGCGTCACCTTCCCGAGCGTCAGCGTCTTCACCGTGGACGGCGTCAGGGACACTCCGCCCGTCAGGTCCAGCGTGCCGTCCAGGCGGATGCCGCCGTCGAAGCTCAGCGCCGCCTCGGGCCGGGTCCAGGAGATGGGCCGCTTGAGCTGCGCCACGCCATTCTTGATTTCCACGCCGAAGGGCAGGTTCTCGCCGAGCGACGTCCCCGTCCCGCTCTTGAGGCCCTTGGCCGCGAAGGGCAGCGCCTTGGCGAGCGGCTCGGACACGGACGCCACCAGGTCCGTGCCCAGCAGCGTGCCGCCCAGGATGTTGCCGTTGATGGCGCCGAGCAGCGTCTGCTGGAGCTGGTCCGGCGTGTAGCCCACGCCCTTGACGTCCACGTTTCCGTTGAACGTGCCCGTCATCACCTTCTGCGGCGTGAACTTGGTCAGCGCCTGCGCCATCTCCACGCCTTCCACCTTCACCTTCGCGTCGAAGGGGCGCTTCTCCGGCAGCGGGCCCAGGCGCACCGTGGTGCCGTCCGCGGACACCTTGCCGCCGTAGAGGCCGGAGGAGAACTTCTCCACGGTGATGAGGTCGTCCGTCATCTTCACCACGCCCGTCACGTTGCTCAAATCCATCTGGGTGTAGCGCAGGGCCGCAATCGCGAAGCGGATGTCGCCG
Coding sequences within:
- a CDS encoding MBL fold metallo-hydrolase; amino-acid sequence: MLFRQLFDAETSTYTYLLADEASRAAALIDPVLEQVERDLKLVEELGLKLVLVLETHVHADHVTGAGALREKTGATVAASARGAPCVNRQVAHGDVVRLGNLEVKVLETPGHTDDSLSFLCEGRLFTGDALLVRATGRTDFQNGDAGQLYDAITSRLFTLPEDTVVYPGHDYAGHALSTIGEEKRHNPRLAGKTRESFISFMESRQLPPPKKLDVAVPANRACGRTEPRSQA
- a CDS encoding sigma-54 interaction domain-containing protein; protein product: MPHSRTPSPSRLVLPALDALAGPVLLVDGARQVASLTPALEAQLGGTVRAGTPLAEVLAPHGGAERLESLLTEGRETSARLRAGGRQHAVRVRAVALVEGKKALGWALLVSPDATRETDGDAELFHGVWTRDVELQRIFRIVEKVARTESSVLVRGESGTGKELIAHALHTLSSRGKGPFRAINCAALPPTLLETELFGHVRGAFTGAVRDSPGHFRLANRGSLFLDEVAEMPLDLQAKMLRVLETRTVIPVGGREPVPVDVRIIAATHRALRREVEAGRFRADLMYRLRVVPIFLPSLRERPGDILPLAMRFLDDLQQRGPRRVERFSPGARRLLEGHTWPGNVRELRNVMEYTYVIGEGPVVREGDLPPEFSEARHAAPVTSASMDASLDPERMRAALAQAGGNRSEAARLLGISRVTLWRRLRDLGDTGNG
- a CDS encoding NAD(P)/FAD-dependent oxidoreductase; amino-acid sequence: MNTSEACGSKDPVTTPGPVVVPLQERHRVLIIGGGTAGICVAARLARSGQKDVAIIEPSRHHYYQPLWTLVGAGEADIEDTVRDEASLIPRGVKWLHDAAEEVDPVRKEVRTRGGLRLGYDFLVVAPGIQLDWDKVTGLREALKTEHVSSNYDVQLAPKTWQLLQRFQGGTALFTHPSTPVKCAGAPQKIMYLAADHFRRTGLSERSKVIFGSGAKVIFGVKPFAAVLEGVVERYGIDTRFEHNLVAVDGAKREAIFETTREGQKERVTLEYDLLHVTPPQSAPDFIKRSPLAWREGACAGWVKADKYTLQHPDFPDVFALGDASDLPTSRTGAAVRKQAPVLVDNLLAVMAGRPLPSRYDGYASCPLTTGYGKLLLAEFDYDGKPTPSFPLIDTLQERRDMWLMKKYGLPRLYWSLMMRGLA